Proteins co-encoded in one Populus trichocarpa isolate Nisqually-1 chromosome 10, P.trichocarpa_v4.1, whole genome shotgun sequence genomic window:
- the LOC7477212 gene encoding rhomboid-like protein 14, mitochondrial encodes MDRRGSLTKGMLPLLAIHAVSEYYRLPWKPPVTAALLGANTLIYLRPAFLRHILPSIDQVWFNPHLILKYRDLKRFLLSPFYHVSDSHLVYNMMSLLWKGIQLETSVGSVEFASMLAALLAMSQGITLLLARSLLLFFDYDKPFYSEYSAGFSGVLFAMKVVLNSQSESLTNVYGLVIPARHAAWAELILIQMFVPGVSFLGHLGGILAGILYVKLKRAYSGPDPLTLTIRTLTNVISWPLRFVRNLFQFRRGRISGRGSVGGRQTGRAMSGLWRCQACTYDNSSLLSVCEMCGTSRGARGLSSREFSRHSDDLTLEEIRLRRIERFG; translated from the exons ATGGATAGAAGAGGAAGCTTAACAAAGGGAATGTTGCCGCTGCTGGCAATTCACGCTGTAAGCGAGTACTATAGGCTGCCATGGAAACCTCCTGTCACCGCGGCTCTTCTCGGTGCCAATACTCTCATCTATTTGAGGCCTGCTTTTCTCCGTCATATCCTTCCCTCTATCGATCAAGTCTGGTTTAATCCCCACCTCATTCTTAAG TATAGGGACCTGAAACGCTTCCTGCTCTCACCATTCTATCATGTGAGTGACTCTCATCTCGTTTACAACATGATGTCGCTCTTATGGAAGGGAATTCAATTGGAAACTTCTGTGGGAAGTGTTGAATTTGCATCTATGCTTGCTGCTTTACTTGCTATGTCCCAGGGTATTACACTTTTGCTAGCCAGGtccctcctcctcttctttgaTTATGACAAACCTTTCTACTCTGAATATTCTGCTGGATTTTCTGGTGTTCTCTTTGCCATGAAAGTTGTCCTCAATTCTCAGTCCGAGAGTCTTACTAATGTCTATGGATTGGTCATACCGGCACGCCATGCTGCATGGGCAGAGTTGATTCTTATCCAAATGTTTGTACCTGGCGTCTCATTTCTTGGCCACCTCGGTGGAATACTTGCTGGGATTCTCTATGTCAAGTTGAAGAGAGCGTATTCAGGTCCAGACCCACTCACTCTAACCATCAGAACCCTTACCAATGTAATAAGCTGGCCTCTGAGGTTTGTGAGGAATTTATTTCAATTCCGGCGAGGACGGATTTCTGGTCGTGGAAGTGTTGGTGGGAGGCAGACGGGAAGGGCAATGTCAGGGCTGTGGAGATGCCAAGCATGTACATATGATAATTCCAGTCTGTTAAGTGTATGTGAGATGTGTGGGACAAGTCGGGGTGCTCGTGGATTGTCCTCCCGTGAATTTTCACGCCATTCCGATGACCTTACATTGGAAGAAATACGTCTTCGAAGGATCGAAAGATTTGGTTGA